GAAGCTATTACTGAATACCGCAAAGCCTTAGAAATTAATCCCAATTATGGCGATGCACTCACTAATTTGGGACAAGCATTGTGGCAAACAAATAAACGAGATGAAGCGAAAGCTACTTTAGAAAAAGCTTTAACTATCTTCAAAGCAGAAAGTAGAAATGAAAAAGCTTACCAAGTCGAACAGATTTTGCGGCAGATAAAAACTTTAGATGATCCTAGCCTTTCTTAATACTCCCCGAACTGAACAAGTAATGCTTGGTTCACTTGTTCGGAAAGTTCGGGGATTCTTGGTTCACAGATTCGCCATTAGACAACAGGTTTGCACCGTTCGGCTTCGCCGTGAGCGGCTCAGCCAACCGCCCAAGAGGGCAAATCTCCCCAAGCTTATGTTCCCGTTTCAGAGTGCCACACCCCTACATAATATATTTCGCTTTCCTCACCAAATGATTTTCCGCATATTATCAACCTTTCTTTTAAAATCTGACTGCTCTTTGAGTTTGTGCAGTGGCCCTTTGTAATTTTCAATTTCATTTATTAGTTCTTTGACTGCTGGAGCCGCAACTTTGATTTTCATCATTCGCAAAAGATCAAGATACTGCTTCTGGCATCTATCATGCTGAAGTCTACTAGCAATTACAGTATTATTGAAAGACAAAATTGCTATAACTGCTTGAGTGGCGTTAAATCGTTCAATCAGAGAACGATAGATAATTTCAGCGTTGTGCGAAGCTCCATGTCCATTTGTCAAAAAAACTTCGACTAGTGCCAAAACATACTTTTCACGTATCTGAAGAGGAACTTGTCCTCTGTCATTAATAAGTCTCTCTAGTGCTTTTGCAAATGCTGGCTCATTGGCAAAGTTATCCCATCCTCGATGAGCATTAAGTAAGTTATCAATAGCAGTATCTATTTCTGCGGACAGAAGAGTTTCAGGAATATATGATTTGCCTGAAACTATTTCCAAAAATTCGAGGGCAAGCCTTGCTTCTGCTTTATCATTATTTGCAACAAACCTGCCATATTTAATCCCAAACTGTTGACGCGCTTGCTCATCAACTCTATCCCATAGATAAGGTATTAACCTATGAAGGTTTTGCCTTGTCTGCGGTGTTGTCTCTGAGCGGGTATATATGCCAAATAATCCTGATGCTAAATTATTGGTCTGTTCTTGGGTAAGCTCTACAAAAAAAGCTGCTATTTGTCTAGCATCTGAGTCAGAAATATTATTTTTCTTAAGGTTTTTGAGAAATTTTTGTATTTCTATTGTTCCATTAGATAATGGTAAAGATATAACTTCTCTAATACATGTTTCTAACCAAGAAATAAGTTGTAAGCCTGTAATTTCGTTTTGATTTGGATGTGCAGCGCTTACCCAATTTCTCATATATCTGATAGTATCTAAGTGCTTATATCCAATCTCTGAAATCAACCCTATTTTTTTTGCCCCCTCTATTAATTCACTATCAGTGACTTTAAAAATGTCATCTTCTGAGTACAGATTCTTACGTTTTTCTGGGCTATTTACGGCATTATCATAAAAATATGAAATATCGTATTGAGACACTCGCTTTCTTAACTCTAAAATTGTTTCGTCCCATAAGTAATTCAATGCTGCATCAAATAAACCTGATGCTACAGCAGCAATATATTTAGATATGTATATAGATCGGGGCTTTTGTTCATCATTAATGTTTGATAATACATCGGCAATATTTTTAAAAACTGTTACACGCTCTTTTACTGAAACCAATACAGAGTCAGTCGGCAAACCCTGTTCTGTTAAGAAACTTAACACACTTATTTCAAAATTATTTAACTGTAAACTATAGCTTTGCTGTGTAACTATGTCAGATGAGTTCATTATCTTTTATCCTGGTTACTTTTATATTTTGTATTATACATGTAATACAAAATATAGTTGCCAAACAAGATAGCATAAAAACTGATAATCTACAATAAAAATCAGATATACTCCTGGTTAAAGCCTATGACTTCCCTATCGGCATTAACTTTACCCGACCACACCCAACTACCAGAGTCAGATGGTAAATTTGTGAAGAATTGGCAAGAACATCCCCAAAGTATCTTACTGACTGACTCAATTAAACCTGTTTTAGAGCAACTTCATCCTGATAGTCAATATTGTATTGGACAGGATTTAGGCATTTACTGGCGATTGACTGATCCTCCAGAGAAAGGTGCTACAGCACCAGATTGGTTTTATGTACCCAATGTCCCGCCGACTCTGAATGGTAAAACGCGGCGTTCCTATGTTTTATGGAAGGAGTATGTCGCGCCATTAATTGTGCTGGAATTTGTCTCTGGAGATGGTACTGAAGAACGAGATAAAACATCACCTTCACAAGGAGATGTTGGTAAATTTTGGATTTACGAACAGGCAATTAGAGTACCTTATTATGGGATTTATGAAGTAACAAAAGCCCAGGTAGAGGTGTATCACTTAATCGATAATGCCTATCAACTGATGACACCCAATGAACGGGGACATTACCCAATTGCCCCTTTGGGGGTGGAATTAGGAATCTGGCAGGGGCTGTATCAAAATGCAGAGTTACCTTGGTTGCGGTGGTGGGATGCAACAGGAAATCTATTACTCACAGGTGAGGAACGCGCTGTGATTGAACGACAAAAGCGAGAGAGAATTGTAGAGAAATTACGATCGCTCTCTGATGAACAACTTAACGCTTTGGGAATTGACTTAGAAATGCTGGAATAAAATAATCTAGCTTTCACATTCTTAACTTAACCTCTTGCATAAACTATTTACTGTTAAATGTCAATTTGACAACAAAATTGTTCACAATAGTTTTGAATGATTCTTTCAGCGGAGAATTAATCGCAGCTTGGTTAGATACGGCTAAATATAAACCGATTAAAACTCCAGTAAAACCTAACAAATTCGAGAAACTTAACCTTTCTGAAAAAATTACCAGCGCGAAAATTCCACTAAATACAGGCTCTAACAAATGCACCAAAGAGACAACCACAGAGGAAAATCTGGCAAGGCTATATGTCAAAATTCCATGACCTAAAACTTGACAGACGAGGGCTAGGGAAATGACGAAAAGCCAACTATTCACTGAAGAAGGGAAAATCTGCTCTTGAGTATACAAAAGTATGGGGAAGATAACTAAAGCAGCGATCGCACAAATCCACAACTGAATTGTGGTAGGGGTAAATTTAGTCCGCAATTTTTCTACTATCAACAAATATGCAGCTAAGAAAACCGCAGAAATGATTGCAGCAATGCCTCCTTGCACTTTACCATGAGCGACTTGCAATTCTTGAATTTCAATTGCGATCGCTCCTCCAACGGCGATGACCATCCCTACGAGAAATTGCCGATCAAAACCCTGACGAAACAACAACCAAGCCCCTAAGCTGGTAAATATGGGGGCGAGATTATGTAAGACACTACAAATTGCTACACTCGTTTGAGTCAGTGACCAAGCCAAAGTCACTAAGGTAGCAGCCCACAAAATACCAGCACTTAGTAATAAAAATATATCCTGACGGGTGTAAACCTGCTTTTCTACAGGTTGGTCAGAGGAAAATCGCTGACGTATCGCCTTGTATCCATACCATAGCCAGAAGACCACACTTGCAAGCCAAAAGCGATTAAATACAGTAGCATGGGGACTGAGTTCAGCTTCGCTTAATCTCATGAAGATAGAGCCAAAAGATATGGCACTTACACCTACAAATAATAAAGCA
Above is a window of Nostoc sp. UHCC 0702 DNA encoding:
- a CDS encoding DMT family transporter, with product MNIFNQTIMALALLFVGVSAISFGSIFMRLSEAELSPHATVFNRFWLASVVFWLWYGYKAIRQRFSSDQPVEKQVYTRQDIFLLLSAGILWAATLVTLAWSLTQTSVAICSVLHNLAPIFTSLGAWLLFRQGFDRQFLVGMVIAVGGAIAIEIQELQVAHGKVQGGIAAIISAVFLAAYLLIVEKLRTKFTPTTIQLWICAIAALVIFPILLYTQEQIFPSSVNSWLFVISLALVCQVLGHGILTYSLARFSSVVVSLVHLLEPVFSGIFALVIFSERLSFSNLLGFTGVLIGLYLAVSNQAAINSPLKESFKTIVNNFVVKLTFNSK
- a CDS encoding Uma2 family endonuclease codes for the protein MTSLSALTLPDHTQLPESDGKFVKNWQEHPQSILLTDSIKPVLEQLHPDSQYCIGQDLGIYWRLTDPPEKGATAPDWFYVPNVPPTLNGKTRRSYVLWKEYVAPLIVLEFVSGDGTEERDKTSPSQGDVGKFWIYEQAIRVPYYGIYEVTKAQVEVYHLIDNAYQLMTPNERGHYPIAPLGVELGIWQGLYQNAELPWLRWWDATGNLLLTGEERAVIERQKRERIVEKLRSLSDEQLNALGIDLEMLE